The following coding sequences lie in one Phoenix dactylifera cultivar Barhee BC4 unplaced genomic scaffold, palm_55x_up_171113_PBpolish2nd_filt_p 001168F, whole genome shotgun sequence genomic window:
- the LOC103714503 gene encoding myb family transcription factor PHL5-like → MTYHASRNVGSSMFGSEWNMSLPVANIPTNWHGPSGLNEENVPTTMPDLHEIGSYQQPCSPLLVSLIHQEGLNQCHSLPNLTSSSSTSTKSTDICLQSSIHYTDRYASSSSALEQYPCSGNMFPLLQIHLSSMQTSAPTSLQGLGLTYQPNEDAQIPGDIDDILPSAVEQEHRMESDQPKQIILSNGNQDRYEIIGVNQEAQVSEVNVGNKSRMQWTQELHESFVQAVNDLGGADRATPKCIVIKMGIPGLTKDHVKSHLQKYRLSRYRSEGKEDKRPSCPEGKKRNATEDSGNPNLSSNESETLHMQWKLQKTLHEQLKIIRKLQLQTKENGRQLQKFMEDQYKVREAFFQATQSMSMTKGVATEGTLAPFSSDKLPVSLDEEHSMKDGMLSDLAKLDVSIDVELASLSYKRARIDAESSKATISGNVFQL, encoded by the exons ATGACTTATCATGCAAGCAGAAATGTAGGAAGTAGCATGTTTGGCAGTGAATGGAATATGTCTCTTCCTGTTGCCAATATACCAACAAATTGGCATGGTCCTAGTGGATTGAATGAGGAAAATGTTCCAACCACAATGCCAGATTTACATGAAATTGGATCCTATCAACAGCCTTGCAGTCCATTACTTGTCTCTTTGATTCATCAGGAGGGTTTAAACCAATGTCATAGTCTACCAAATTTAACCTCGTCATCGTCAACTTCAACAAAATCCAcagatatttgtttgcaatcttcTATACATTACACCGACCGATATGCGTCATCCTCATCAGCCTTGGAACAATATCCATGTAGTGGCAACATGTTTCCCCTTCTCCAAATTCACTTATCCTCAATGCAGACTTCAGCTCCCACTTCACTACAGGGTTTAGGCTTGACCTACCAACCAAATGAGGATGCACAAATTCCAGGAGATATAGATGATATCCTTCCAAGTGCTGTTGAACAAGAGCATCGGATGGAGTCTGATCAGCCAAAGCAAATCATTCTCAGCAATGGAAATCAAGACAGATAT GAAATCATTGGAGTAAACCAAGAAGCCCAAGTCAGTGAAGTCAATGTTGGCAACAAGTCAAGAATGCAGTGGACGCAGGAGCTACATGAATCCTTTGTACAAGCTGTCAACGATCTTGGTGGCGCAGATA GGGCAACCCCGAAATGCATCGTAATCAAAATGGGTATTCCTGGACTAACCAAAGACCATGTCAAGAGCCACTTGCAG AAATACCGCCTTTCAAGATATCGGTCAGAAGGCAAAGAAG ATAAAAGGCCTTCTTGCCCAGAAGGAAAGAAACGGAATGCAACTGAGGACAGTGGGAATCCAAACTT GTCTTCAAACGAATCAGAAACACTACACATGCAGTGGAAGCTTCAAAAGACACTCCATGAGCAACTTAAG ATTATTAGGAAATTGCAGCtacaaactaaagaaaatggccGCCAGCTGCAGAAGTTTATGGAAGATCAGTACAAAGTAAGAGAAGCATTTTTTCAAGCTACCCAGTCCATGTCAATGACAAAAGGGGTTGCCACTGAAGGAACCTTAGCTCCATTCTCCTCAGATAAACTGCCGGTTAGTTTGGATGAAGAGCACTCAATGAAAGATGGGATGCTTTCCGATCTTGCAAAGCTTGATGTCTCAATCGACGTTGAGCTGGCTTCGCTTTCCTACAAAAGAGCAAGGATTGATGCCGAGAGCAGCAAGGCTACCATTTCAGGCAATGTTTTTCAGCTGTAG
- the LOC120108093 gene encoding uncharacterized protein LOC120108093 produces MKKNVREHQIMSSSSSSESEVEEEEVVVTEEPPVTWGTASSIAGGGGGRKRLLTKQLSMRETRREAKWEKRRRQILRRRRMIGGEGDEESSPIDRDGRRLSARVRSLTDEDWDELMGSIELGFGFNEEDGGHHLCDTLPALDLYFAVNRQLSDPKLRSSPSPASTPTATSSASTLCSSPGPASPLEPHQHSHSSPNESWKICNPGDNPQHVKTRLRHWAQAVACSVRQCC; encoded by the exons atgaagaagaacgtTAGGGAGCACCAGATCATGtcctcgtcgtcgtcgtcggagAGCGAGGTAGAGGAGGAGGAAGTGGTGGTGACCGAGGAGCCCCCGGTAACGTGGGGGACGGCGAGCAGCATcgccggaggcggcggcggacgGAAGAGGCTGCTGACGAAGCAGCTGTCGATGCGGGAGACGAGGAGGGAGGCCAAGTGGGAGAAGCGGAGGCGACAGATCCTGCGCCGCAGGCGGATGATTGGAGGCGAAGGGGACGAGGAGTCGTCGCCCATTGACCGTGATGGCAGGAGGCTGAGCGCGAGGGTCAGGAGCCTGACGGACGAGGACTGGGACGAGCTTATGGGTTCCATCGAGCTGGGGTTTGGCTTTAACGAGGAAGATGGGGGTCATCATCTTTGCGACACGCTGCCGGCCCTCGACCTTTACTTCGCCGTCAACCGCCAGCTTTCAGACCCCAAGCTCCGGTCATCGCCGAGCCCGGCGTCGACTCCCACCGCCACCTCCTCCGCGTCGACGCTCTGCAGCAGCCCGGGCCCGGCCAGCCCCCTCGAGCCCCACCAGCACTCCCATTCGTCCCCCAACGAGTCTTGGAAGATCTGCAACCCGG GAGACAATCCTCAGCATGTGAAGACGAGGCTGAGGCACTGGGCACAGGCCGTGGCTTGTTCCGTGAGGCAATGCTGCTAA
- the LOC103714488 gene encoding vacuolar cation/proton exchanger 3-like yields the protein MQSEREDLEIEMETLVSSSQSAVKTPHVEIPHNVSLSNGAMSWTLSRLFERLWKNVKVVIFTAKINMLLPFGPMSIILHYLTKNHGLVFFFSLIGITPLAERLGYATEQLAFYTGPTVGGLLNATFGNATEMIIAIYALKHGMIRVVKQSLLGSILSNMLLVLGCAFFAGGIVHSKKDQVFNKAAAVVNSGLLLMAVMGLLFPAVLHFTHSEVQYGKSEVSLSRFSSCVMLVAYASYLVFQLKSHRNLYSPIDEEDRQNEDDPDEVEVPELGQWEAISWLAVLTIWVSILSEYLVNAIEGASDSLNLPVGFISVILLPIVGNAAEHASAIMFAMKDKLDITLGVAIGSSTQISMFVIPFCVVVGWITGKQMDLNFQLFETATLFITVLVVAFMLQEGTTNYFKGLMLILCYLIVAASFFVHVDPADGNV from the exons ATGCAATCTGAAAGGGAAGACTTGGAAATTGAGATGGAGACACTTGTCAGTTCATCACAATCTGCAGTAAAGACACCACACGTAGAGATACCTCATAATGTGTCACTTTCAAATGGTGCTATGTCATGGACCCTTTCAAGATTATTTGAACGACTATGGAAGAATGTAAAAGTTGTTATATTTACAGCGAAGATCAATATGTTGCTACCATTTGGACCCATGTCGATCATTCTCCATTACCTTACTAAAAATCAT GGACTGGTTTTTTTCTTCAGTTTGATAGGCATAACTCCGTTAGCTGAGCGTTTGGGTTATGCGACTGA ACAGCTTGCCTTCTACACTGGACCCACAG TCGGGGGCCTTCTAAATGCTACATTTGGAAATGCAACAGAGATGATCATAGCTATTTATGCATTGAAACATGGAATGATTCGTGTAGTCAAACAATCATTGCTAGGCTCTATATTATCAAATATGCTCTTAGTTCTTGGTTGTGCTTTCTTCGCTGGTGGGATCGTTCATTCCAAGAAAGATCAGGTCTTcaacaag GCAGCTGCAGTCGTAAATTCAGGGTTGCTGCTGATGGCTGTAATGGGCCTACTGTTTCCAGCTGTTCTTCACTTTACACACTCAGAGGTGCAATATGGAAAGTCAGAGGTTTCTCTTTCAAGGTTTAGCAGTTGTGTGATGCTCGTAGCTTATGCTAGCTACCTTGTTTTTCAACTGAAGAGCCACCGCAACCTTTACAGTCCAATTGATGAA GAAGACAGGCAGAACGAGGATGATCCTGATGAAGTGGAAGTTCCGGAGTTAGGCCAATGGGAAGCAATTTCATGGCTTGCTGTTTTGACCATTTGGGTCTCCATTCTTTCTGAATACCTTGTTAATGCCATAGAG GGAGCATCCGACTCATTGAACCTGCCCGTGGGatttattagtgtcattttGCTTCCTATTGTTGGCAATGCTGCTGAACATGCAAGTGCAATTATGTTTGCCATGAAGGATAAACTT GACATAACATTAGGGGTTGCAATTGGATCATCTACACAAATATCGATGTTTGTG ATTCCTTTCTGTGTGGTTGTTGGTTGGATAACGGGAAAACAGATGGACTTGAATTTTCAATTATTTGAGACAGCTACCCTCTTTATAACAGTACTGGTTGTGGCATTTATGCTACAG gaAGGCACTACAAACTATTTCAAGGGGCTAATGCTTATTCTGTGCTATTTAATTGTTGCTGCCAGTTTTTTTGTGCATGTGGATCCTGCAGACG GTAATGTTTAA